The genomic interval AGAACCTTGTGACCAAGATTCTGTAGAACTTCACGCTCTTGTATTCCTAATAAAGCCGGTTTCTTGAGATATGGCAAACCTAATTCTGCGAGAATATCATTTTCATATGCATCTATTACAATATCGACTGCATCTTTTGAAAGCTCGAGACCACCAGTCCCCAAGTAGTGACCTCTAGCACGTCTGTTGAAGATTCTCTTTCTATCTCGGTGAAAATTAAAATTTCGCAATGCTTCATGAATGTTTCTTTCTGGGTCTAAATCACCATCTGTCAACGCTCCCGCTACAATTGGAGGTTGACCATATATAGTAGAAGTATTTATCGTACCATCTTCCAAAGATGTTCCACGACCGGTGATGATCGCCGGTGCCCAAATCATCATTTTTAAGTATCCACGATCAAAAAGCCTTTCAACTACGTTGATACCCAAATTCTTGAGTAGGAAATAAAGCGCATAGTTTACTCTATTAGTGGTTATAACAACGGTGTCGAAAATTAGTAATTGCTCAAAAAGATTTGCCACAAGTTGTCGTTCAACTTCGGCGTTAACTTTAGGAAAGCCAAATTCATAAGGTGATCCGATTGTATTGTTGAAAACTATATTTTTCATTTAACAATTGACATTCAATGTTATTACGGTTGGTTTAAGAAATAACTGGTTAAATATTCCAATATACAAACATTAAATATCTTTCTGACAATAACTTCAAAAAAATATTAGCTGTATTAAATTAATGACGCCGATTGACGCCTCCCCTGAAAACCGGAGTATTTAAATTTAGAAATATTTTATTATTTCATTAACCTAAACTTCAGCATATACACCCCTACCAATGGCAGCGTACATATCAACAATACGATTAACCAGTACACATAAACCCCAATAATCAACCAAACAATCAAACCCTGCACAATTGCATAAATACTAGACACCACCAGGTGAGGCACTCTCCTTTCGTTAGCTAAGATTTGATAAAAATGCAACCGATGAGCACCAAAGATATTTTGACGCAGAATCAGACTATGAACCAAAGTAAGAACAGAGTCAACACCGTACACCGCCAAAAACAAAATATAAATTGGATTTCCTGAATCTAATATCAATCGAAGCAACAGGAACATGATCCAAAAGGCCATGGTTACACTACCCACATTCCCCGCAAAGCATTTTGCTTTTTTACGGAAATTAAAGAACAGGAATACGACACATGAGATCATCGGCAACCAGATCAGATCACGTTCTACAAAGTTAAATACATTGATATTGACATATTGCAGACCACCGAGTACAACAAGGCTATAAAGAACCGTCATGCCGTTGATACCGTCCATGGATTTGTAAACCTGAATACAGCCAAGAACGAACATACACAACACCGCAATCGCCCACCAGGGCATAATGATGAATACCGGTAAGAACTGAAACATCATCAGCACAGCCGCTACGTAAACGGATAAGCGTATTTTCCAAGAAAGTGAAAAGTAGTCGTGAAGCAAGGAAACAACACCAATAACTGCAGCACCCGCAACAGCTAACAGATAGTTCGGATAAACGAAGCCAGCTAAAACAATCGCAATTAAAAAAACAATACCGCCACTCCTTATCGAAGTCGCGGTATCAGCAGTAGCCTTAGCCCGCACTAGTCGTACTACCAGCACGAGTTGCGGTATCTGAATTATATTTCTTCTGCTTCCCGATAGCATTTAATTTTATGGACAGACCCAGTGCAAAATCTCACGCACTGGGTTTTAATCTTATCAAGTGATCAATCTTAAAACAACTCCTTAATCTTCCCTACCACCCTGTTCAAGTCCTCTTCCGTCAAGTTAGATCCAGACGGAATACACAAGCCATTGGCAAACAGTTCTTCCGAAACACCAGAACCGTAGTACGGAGCATCCCTAAACACAGGTTGCATATGCATCGGCTTTCAGAGTGGGCGGGATTCAATGTTATCCGTTTCAAGATGCAAGCGAATCTTTTCGCGATCTGTACCACTCGTAGCAGGATCAACCAAGATCGTAGACAACCATCTGTTCGAATAGTAACCAGCAGGTTCTTCTAAGAAAGAAATACCTTTCAGATCAGCAAAGGTACCCATCGCCTGACCGTCCAGCGTAGAGCCCAAAGCCTCCGCAGCATCTTCAATCACCGGGATATCATAGTAATTCGCAAACTGCATGATCTCATCCATTTTAGTAGGCATCCCATACAGGTGCACCGGGATAATCTTCTATACTCAATTCACCAGCTCCTCCTCTTCCGGTTCTTCATTCCAATACCCGCAGGTACAGATAGTAGTATGACGGTTAAAGTATTTATCAAACAGCTCGTATAAATACAGCGCCTGATGATAGGCCAGTAAATTCTCCAACGTCAACTCACCGGCCATCTCCAGTTCCATTTCTATCAAATCTAAGCTCGTGATATCTTTCATTTTAATTCCAATTAAATTTTCGTAAAACCAATAAGGTAATCCCAATTGCGCCGATAAACAAGAGTAAGGGCCAAAACCATACTGACTTTCCCTCTCGCGTTTTATCCGTCGCCAACGAACGCAAATGCACCTCCTCTTTCACATCCAGCTCTGCGACCGAATCAGCACGGCTCTCCATAGCCAGATCAGAGGAAGCCCGAAGCAAAGAGGAACCCTCGGACGCCTGGCGATACAACACCCGACCGCCCTGCAGTTCAAACCCCGTCTGCGGATCAAATGCGATCGCCGAATCAGACTCCATTACAGCCGTCACCACAGACGACCCAGCCGACCATCCATCCAATAACCATCTAGCATTCAGTATCGAACTATCGCTAACCTCCACACGCTCATCAACTACCGACAACCTCTCCCCCCGTTCCTTCTCCTTCATTTTCCTCATCGCTCCACAACCACCAAACACGAATATTGCTAATGCTAGTATAGTGCCTAATACTTGTATATTTCTTCTCATTTTTCTATTCATCTTGAATTTCCATTTTTTCTGTCTTTTCTCCCTGTCTTCCGAGTGTTTATCAGTTTTTGTTATTTGTTTTGCCACCTGTCTTTCCACCATGTCGGTGCAGTGAATTTAAATTTCAACGCCTTGGCTTTGCGAGGAACCGAAGCAAAACACAGCGGCGAAATAAAATTCACTGCAAATATCAAAGCCAGGTAGCAACCTGATAAATACTCGAAACCAACCTTCGTTTCCTATACACCCCATCACCCTCCCGGCTGCCCGCTTCATTCGTGTTTCCCTCAACCGTGATGACATATTTATCGCCCCATTCATCCACGAAGCCCGCATGCGCAATCCGCTTCACCGAATTAAAGTAAATTCCGAAGACATCCCCTTTTTGTGGGAGTAACGTAGCCGCAGGTGACTTCCCGATAGGCCGCGACCCACGTCCCCGTTCCCAGATCACGCGTTTCTGTGGGAAGAGCGATGGCGACCAGGCTGTCCGCGGTTCGGGATAGCCTGCCTGGCCGTAAACCCAGGAGACAAAAGACGCACACCATGCATAGCCCTCACCCAAGTGTGTATAGCGCAGGTATTCCGCTACCCGCTCACCATCGTTCCTACCCGTCCGCTCACGCACGCCAACCTCACCGAGGTAAATCTGCTGAAGCCGGTCGCGCGGGGAAGCTTCCACCGATCCAGTGGCGCC from Pedobacter indicus carries:
- a CDS encoding DegT/DnrJ/EryC1/StrS family aminotransferase — protein: MHLYGMPTKMDEIMQFANYYDIPVIEDAAEALGSTLDGQAMGTFADLKGISFLEEPAGYYSNRWLSTILVDPATSGTDREKIRLHLETDNIESRPL
- a CDS encoding DegT/DnrJ/EryC1/StrS aminotransferase family protein, with protein sequence MQPVFRDAPYYGSGVSEELFANGLCIPSGSNLTEEDLNRVVGKIKELF
- a CDS encoding CHAP domain-containing protein; this encodes MAKSINLFFVLLSALVFVYQRDEGVSVRAPYVGATGSVEASPRDRLQQIYLGEVGVRERTGRNDGERVAEYLRYTHLGEGYAWCASFVSWVYGQAGYPEPRTAWSPSLFPQKRVIWERGRGSRPIGKSPAATLLPQKGDVFGIYFNSVKRIAHAGFVDEWGDKYVITVEGNTNEAGSREGDGVYRKRRLVSSIYQVATWL
- a CDS encoding MraY family glycosyltransferase, which gives rise to MLVVRLVRAKATADTATSIRSGGIVFLIAIVLAGFVYPNYLLAVAGAAVIGVVSLLHDYFSLSWKIRLSVYVAAVLMMFQFLPVFIIMPWWAIAVLCMFVLGCIQVYKSMDGINGMTVLYSLVVLGGLQYVNINVFNFVERDLIWLPMISCVVFLFFNFRKKAKCFAGNVGSVTMAFWIMFLLLRLILDSGNPIYILFLAVYGVDSVLTLVHSLILRQNIFGAHRLHFYQILANERRVPHLVVSSIYAIVQGLIVWLIIGVYVYWLIVLLICTLPLVGVYMLKFRLMK